From Pseudoleptotrichia goodfellowii, a single genomic window includes:
- a CDS encoding WlaTC/HtrL family glycosyltransferase: MTESISIITAFFDIGRGELPQDKGYPIFTHRTTETYFEYFSNLAELENEMIVFTSEEYKDKILKIRKEKSTKIIIVNLKKKFRRQLEKIKKVLENEEFRKKINKDMLLNIEYWSPEYILVTNLKTFFVNYAIRKKLVSNNILSWIDFGYVRDIGTLNNVKNWYYPFDKDKIHFFTIKKNYPLKKIEDVYDIIFNNKVFIIGGAVAGGKEKWKELYKLQKQCQNELLKQNISDDDQGVYFMCLFKNRNLFKLNYLGKDNWFALFRKYDRTSKINLTEKLKDIFV, encoded by the coding sequence ATGACCGAATCGATAAGTATAATAACTGCATTTTTTGATATAGGCAGAGGAGAATTACCTCAGGATAAAGGATACCCTATTTTTACACACAGAACTACAGAAACATACTTTGAGTATTTTTCCAATTTAGCTGAACTTGAAAATGAGATGATAGTATTTACTTCGGAAGAATATAAAGATAAAATTTTGAAAATAAGAAAAGAAAAATCGACGAAAATAATTATAGTTAATTTGAAGAAAAAATTTCGAAGGCAACTGGAAAAAATAAAAAAGGTTTTGGAAAATGAAGAATTCAGAAAAAAAATAAATAAGGATATGCTTTTAAATATTGAATACTGGTCTCCTGAATATATACTGGTAACGAACTTAAAAACTTTTTTTGTCAATTATGCAATAAGGAAAAAGTTAGTATCAAATAATATTCTTTCATGGATAGATTTCGGATATGTAAGAGATATCGGGACATTAAATAATGTAAAAAACTGGTATTATCCTTTTGATAAAGATAAAATACATTTTTTTACAATAAAGAAAAATTATCCGTTAAAAAAGATAGAAGATGTTTATGACATAATATTTAATAACAAAGTATTTATTATCGGAGGAGCTGTTGCAGGCGGGAAAGAAAAGTGGAAGGAGCTTTACAAACTTCAAAAACAATGTCAGAATGAACTTTTGAAGCAGAATATATCAGATGATGATCAGGGAGTTTACTTTATGTGTCTATTTAAAAACAGAAATCTTTTTAAATTAAATTATCTCGGAAAAGACAATTGGTTTGCCCTTTTCAGAAAATATGACAGAACTTCAAAAATCAATTTGACGGAAAAATTAAAAGACATTTTTGTATAA
- a CDS encoding capsular polysaccharide synthesis protein, producing the protein MEEKRKIQDKKLFSSNSDYFNFIAKMKKKPWKYIYTGIIPKNLRKKIEKEVDFSQQEYISECWKKEIDEYFKGNTEKFILKPKKDLSGKKIIWQYWGQGWESGKLLPDIVNLCFQSVEKYKGDYTVIRLDSDTISDYIDFPEFIKEKTDKGKIKYVFLSDLLRLALLDVYGGVWLDATILLTDYFSERFEKTDYFVFQRSEDVRDRKKWKKFNNDYFSWDKRQKVKMLSSIIFAKKGNKVIHTLLELMLIYWEKYEEVYHYFFFQILYDTIVSSYLSEYKCEVVDDTLPHLLIEKFENRFSKKELDEILNKSKLHKLTYNKVYKPDSFYSFFREKFKI; encoded by the coding sequence GTGGAAGAAAAAAGAAAAATTCAGGATAAAAAATTATTTTCTTCAAATTCCGATTATTTTAACTTTATCGCTAAAATGAAGAAAAAGCCATGGAAATACATTTATACAGGTATTATACCGAAAAATTTGAGAAAGAAAATAGAAAAAGAAGTCGACTTTTCTCAACAGGAGTATATAAGCGAATGTTGGAAAAAAGAAATAGACGAGTATTTTAAAGGAAATACCGAAAAATTTATTTTGAAGCCGAAAAAGGATTTATCAGGAAAAAAAATAATCTGGCAATATTGGGGGCAAGGTTGGGAATCTGGTAAATTATTACCTGATATAGTGAATCTTTGTTTTCAATCTGTTGAGAAATACAAAGGAGATTACACGGTTATCCGTCTTGATAGTGACACTATTTCCGATTATATTGATTTTCCGGAATTTATTAAGGAAAAAACAGATAAAGGAAAGATAAAATACGTTTTTCTCTCTGATTTATTACGTTTGGCTTTGCTTGATGTATACGGAGGAGTATGGCTTGATGCAACAATTTTATTAACTGATTATTTTTCTGAAAGATTTGAAAAAACTGATTATTTTGTATTTCAGAGGAGTGAAGATGTTCGGGACAGGAAAAAATGGAAAAAATTTAATAACGATTATTTTTCATGGGATAAAAGACAGAAAGTAAAAATGTTGAGTAGCATAATTTTTGCAAAAAAAGGCAATAAAGTTATTCATACTTTACTTGAATTAATGCTTATATACTGGGAAAAATATGAAGAAGTATATCATTATTTTTTCTTTCAGATATTATATGACACAATTGTGTCAAGTTATTTATCCGAATACAAATGTGAAGTAGTTGACGATACTTTACCTCATTTATTAATCGAAAAATTTGAAAACAGATTTTCTAAAAAAGAACTGGACGAAATCTTAAATAAGAGTAAATTACACAAACTTACTTACAATAAAGTTTATAAACCTGACTCTTTTTACAGTTTTTTCAGAGAAAAATTTAAAATATAA
- a CDS encoding glycosyltransferase, with product MKLSIIVPVYNVEKYIEKCLNSLCNPEIEKEIIIVNDGSTDSSLKIVEEFKKNHDKENIIIISQENKGLSEARNTGLRKAKGEYVSFIDSDDFVYKKLYEIMVKEVIKDRVDYGIGKYSYFYENKDKKEYNDSEIKDIIDSFQSNPVKKGKELLKILKKEDKYGPEVWDDIYRREFLVENNLFFKPDRLHEDEIFTLEVFLKAEKVKYYAVPFYCYLQRENSIMKTQKVKNFTDMQKNIFDMEKLLQEEKNDKDIQKILIEGIHRFYKIIIKKSKMYPDENKKFIEDYKIFSKKYRENKIKNIFLRLKKSIKKKLKKFSKEK from the coding sequence TTGAAGTTAAGTATAATAGTACCTGTTTATAATGTTGAAAAATATATCGAAAAATGTTTAAATTCTTTGTGTAATCCGGAAATTGAAAAAGAGATAATAATAGTAAATGACGGATCAACAGACAGTTCACTGAAAATCGTTGAAGAATTTAAGAAAAATCATGATAAAGAAAATATAATAATAATTTCTCAGGAAAATAAAGGACTGTCCGAAGCAAGAAATACAGGATTGAGAAAAGCAAAAGGGGAATATGTTTCTTTTATAGACAGTGATGATTTTGTCTATAAGAAATTATACGAAATTATGGTGAAAGAAGTAATAAAAGACAGGGTAGATTACGGGATAGGAAAATACTCTTACTTTTATGAAAATAAAGATAAAAAAGAATATAATGATAGTGAAATCAAGGATATAATCGACAGTTTTCAATCAAATCCTGTAAAAAAAGGAAAAGAACTTCTGAAAATACTGAAAAAAGAAGATAAATACGGACCTGAAGTTTGGGATGATATTTACAGAAGAGAATTTTTAGTAGAAAATAATTTATTTTTTAAGCCTGACAGATTGCATGAAGATGAGATTTTTACCCTTGAAGTATTTCTAAAAGCTGAAAAAGTAAAATATTATGCTGTACCTTTTTATTGCTATTTACAGCGTGAAAACAGTATAATGAAAACACAGAAAGTTAAAAATTTTACAGATATGCAGAAAAACATATTCGATATGGAAAAATTGCTTCAGGAAGAAAAAAATGATAAAGATATACAAAAAATATTGATTGAAGGGATTCACAGATTTTATAAAATTATAATAAAAAAATCAAAAATGTATCCTGATGAAAATAAAAAGTTTATAGAGGATTATAAAATATTTTCAAAAAAGTACAGAGAGAATAAAATAAAAAATATATTTTTAAGACTGAAAAAAAGTATAAAAAAGAAACTGAAAAAATTTAGTAAAGAAAAATAA
- a CDS encoding glycosyltransferase: MKLSIIVPMYNVEHYLRQCLDSIYKLGRIEKEVILVNDGSKDGTLEIAKEYGEKYREITTVIDQPNSGVSVTRNKGLEKAQGDYIYFFDGDDFLNVDIFQEEVLKLFSENGETDILYGNRILYFNEKRLEMTYEIPQEMENRVWTGPEYMMRALKEKFWNVQVGAAIYKRELLVGNNIDFPEKRIHEDELFTIKVLHAAKKVRAVNKIFFYYMQREGSIMKSPSIEHSTDVFKNVKDLIEIFKDEKDEKLKEVMFNRIKKYYLETMKYALRQKNKEVYKEIHKEFKKDCKNYFFKMKKTSKDIELYLICYFDKIYYLVRNGTKEYRDKKHYERERKRLENSK, encoded by the coding sequence ATGAAATTAAGTATAATAGTTCCTATGTATAACGTTGAGCATTATTTAAGACAGTGTCTGGACAGTATTTATAAACTGGGTAGAATAGAAAAAGAAGTGATACTTGTAAATGACGGCTCTAAAGACGGGACTTTAGAAATAGCAAAAGAATACGGAGAGAAATACAGAGAAATAACAACGGTTATAGATCAGCCTAATAGCGGAGTTTCCGTTACAAGGAACAAAGGATTGGAAAAGGCTCAAGGAGATTATATTTATTTTTTTGACGGAGATGATTTTTTAAATGTAGATATTTTTCAGGAGGAAGTATTAAAACTGTTTTCTGAAAATGGCGAAACCGATATACTTTACGGGAACAGAATACTTTATTTCAACGAAAAAAGGCTTGAAATGACTTATGAAATTCCTCAGGAAATGGAAAATAGAGTTTGGACAGGTCCTGAATATATGATGAGGGCTTTAAAAGAGAAGTTTTGGAACGTACAGGTAGGAGCGGCTATATATAAAAGAGAATTACTGGTCGGTAACAATATTGATTTTCCCGAAAAAAGAATACATGAAGATGAACTTTTTACAATAAAGGTTTTACATGCGGCAAAAAAAGTAAGAGCTGTAAATAAAATTTTCTTTTATTATATGCAAAGAGAAGGCAGTATAATGAAAAGTCCGAGTATAGAACATTCTACAGATGTATTTAAAAATGTCAAAGATTTAATAGAAATATTTAAAGATGAAAAAGATGAAAAACTGAAAGAAGTAATGTTTAACCGAATAAAAAAATACTATCTGGAAACAATGAAATATGCTTTAAGACAGAAAAACAAGGAAGTTTATAAAGAAATACATAAAGAATTTAAAAAAGACTGTAAAAACTATTTCTTCAAAATGAAAAAAACATCTAAAGATATAGAGTTATATTTAATCTGTTATTTTGATAAGATTTATTATCTTGTGAGAAACGGAACGAAAGAATACAGAGATAAAAAACATTATGAAAGAGAAAGAAAAAGACTTGAAAACTCAAAATAA
- a CDS encoding glycosyltransferase family 9 protein, with product MKILIIHTAFIGDIVLSTPLIQKIKDKYPDSQIDYMTLPGNKSIISNNPNLHDIIIYDKKHKDKGIKGFFRILKTVKNNRYDLAIIPHRFIRSILLAKMAGIKKTVGFDVATGSFLLNEKRHYDMSKHEVERLLDLIDYKGERVPLGIYPSKEDNDKICGLLKGKSYKNLITIAPGSQRPEKIWPINKYDELIKRLSENKENLIVITGGKAEKNLELKSIGKENTLDLRGEISLLEFAVLLSKSDIIISNDSAPIHIGSAFEKLFVIGIFGPGKKSLGFFPWTEKSNVIEDNTFFENNITTEYKGKHKYSKDYFKGIPEITVDRVYEEVVKRLEEKEK from the coding sequence ATGAAAATATTGATAATCCATACGGCTTTTATAGGAGATATAGTCCTTTCTACGCCGTTAATACAAAAAATAAAAGATAAATATCCCGACTCTCAAATAGATTATATGACATTGCCGGGGAATAAAAGCATTATAAGCAATAATCCCAATCTGCATGATATAATAATCTATGATAAAAAGCATAAAGACAAAGGGATAAAAGGATTTTTCAGAATATTGAAAACAGTAAAAAATAACAGATATGATTTGGCGATTATTCCTCACAGATTTATAAGATCCATTCTTTTGGCAAAAATGGCAGGCATAAAAAAGACTGTGGGATTTGATGTGGCAACAGGCTCATTTTTACTCAATGAAAAAAGACATTACGATATGTCGAAACACGAAGTGGAAAGATTGCTTGACTTAATTGATTATAAAGGAGAAAGGGTTCCTCTCGGAATTTATCCTTCAAAAGAAGATAATGACAAAATATGTGGACTTTTAAAAGGAAAAAGTTATAAAAATCTTATTACAATAGCACCGGGAAGTCAAAGACCGGAAAAAATATGGCCGATAAATAAATATGACGAACTTATAAAAAGGCTTTCGGAAAATAAAGAAAATCTTATAGTTATAACAGGTGGAAAAGCCGAAAAAAATCTGGAATTAAAGTCGATCGGCAAAGAAAATACGTTAGATTTAAGAGGAGAAATATCTTTACTCGAATTTGCGGTACTGCTTTCAAAATCAGACATTATAATAAGTAATGACAGTGCTCCCATACATATAGGAAGTGCTTTTGAAAAGCTTTTTGTTATAGGAATTTTCGGACCGGGCAAAAAATCTCTCGGATTTTTCCCATGGACTGAGAAAAGTAATGTTATAGAAGATAATACATTTTTTGAAAATAACATAACAACTGAATACAAAGGAAAACATAAATATTCCAAAGACTATTTTAAAGGAATACCTGAAATAACAGTGGACAGAGTATACGAAGAAGTTGTAAAAAGGCTTGAGGAAAAGGAGAAATAG
- a CDS encoding glycosyltransferase, translated as MYDITAGIVVYNTKREDLKKAVSSFLNTDLNVKLRISDNSPTDKFLQELEDFLKECEKDYGLKNIKDKVEYIFNNNNGGYGWGHNKIIEKLTDNPEKSAESRKGKMISKYHLILNPDIYFEKGTLEKLFDYMENNPETGQIMPKVIYPDGELQYLCKLIPTPVNLVFRRFLPIKKIKEKLDYDYEMKWSGYDKIMEVPILSGCFMFFRTEKLLQLKGFDERYFMYLEDYDLSRRMNEISKTVFYPYAQIVHNHAKESYKSRKMTVIHIKSAIKYFNKWGWIFDRKRKETNKKIKEKFFENK; from the coding sequence ATGTATGATATAACTGCGGGAATAGTAGTTTATAATACAAAAAGAGAAGACTTGAAAAAAGCTGTAAGTTCATTTTTGAATACGGATTTAAACGTAAAACTCCGTATTTCGGATAACTCTCCGACTGATAAGTTTTTGCAAGAGTTGGAAGATTTTCTGAAAGAATGTGAAAAAGACTACGGACTTAAAAATATAAAAGATAAAGTCGAATATATATTCAATAACAACAATGGCGGCTACGGTTGGGGTCATAACAAAATAATAGAAAAGTTGACAGACAACCCTGAAAAATCGGCAGAGAGCCGAAAGGGAAAAATGATTTCCAAATATCATTTAATATTAAATCCTGATATTTATTTTGAAAAAGGAACATTGGAAAAGCTATTTGATTATATGGAAAATAATCCCGAAACAGGACAGATTATGCCGAAAGTAATATATCCTGACGGAGAACTGCAGTATTTATGTAAACTTATACCTACTCCCGTAAACCTTGTATTCAGAAGGTTTTTACCGATAAAAAAAATAAAGGAAAAACTGGATTATGATTATGAAATGAAATGGAGCGGTTATGATAAAATAATGGAAGTTCCTATTTTATCAGGCTGTTTTATGTTTTTCAGGACAGAAAAACTGCTTCAGTTAAAAGGCTTTGACGAGAGATATTTTATGTATCTTGAAGACTATGATTTAAGCAGAAGAATGAACGAAATAAGTAAAACCGTGTTTTATCCTTATGCTCAAATAGTTCATAATCATGCAAAAGAGTCGTACAAAAGCCGAAAGATGACTGTAATTCATATAAAATCGGCTATAAAATATTTCAATAAATGGGGCTGGATTTTCGATCGGAAAAGAAAAGAAACAAATAAAAAAATAAAAGAAAAATTTTTTGAAAATAAATAA
- a CDS encoding type II toxin-antitoxin system RelE/ParE family toxin — protein sequence MKKIKKIAIIKNITFLVIFLKGRWKTIKIEYKNKKLKKICEDFKQAKKILPLKVAEELHSLINLFNSSETLDDINILKIYNLHSLKGKRESEYSLYLGKTSGFRLIILPLDDNQNK from the coding sequence TTGAAAAAAATTAAAAAAATTGCTATAATAAAAAATATTACTTTTTTGGTAATATTTTTAAAAGGGCGGTGGAAAACTATAAAAATAGAATATAAAAATAAAAAGCTTAAAAAAATTTGTGAAGACTTTAAACAAGCTAAAAAGATTCTTCCTTTAAAAGTAGCAGAAGAATTACATTCTTTAATTAACTTATTTAATTCTTCGGAAACATTAGATGATATTAATATTCTGAAAATATATAATCTTCATTCTTTAAAAGGAAAAAGAGAAAGTGAGTATTCCTTATACTTAGGAAAAACTTCAGGATTCAGACTTATAATTCTTCCGTTAGACGATAATCAAAATAAATGA
- a CDS encoding helix-turn-helix transcriptional regulator: MNKIIYKDIITFHPGYYIKKLIEETGMTQDELSKRLDTSGKYVSTLINGKIDLTDEMASKLSTVFGTSISLWLNLNKTFIEKKIEISELIRNDEETKLLKNLDYNFWVKLNLIQPVKKEIEKVRELQKYFKISSLSVLKRRDFLVRYRTEISKIREINVINSNAWAQTAINLGNNIQVEKFNEKKLRNYFSDIKKMTLQSPEVFSPFLKKIFSECGIALVFLPDLKNCEISGIIKWQNKDKVILVINDKRKYSDTFWFSLFQELDNVIKKRIASIIINHKNDEPKILEKKSNLFSKNLLIPEEKYNNFISNKRFDEISIIKFSKDLEIHPGIIITILQKEGFMPYKTNLNSLKQKYVFN; this comes from the coding sequence ATGAATAAAATTATTTATAAAGATATTATTACTTTTCATCCCGGATACTATATAAAAAAATTAATTGAAGAAACGGGAATGACACAGGATGAACTGAGTAAACGCTTAGATACTTCAGGAAAATATGTAAGTACTCTTATCAACGGTAAAATTGATTTGACTGATGAAATGGCATCAAAACTGTCGACTGTTTTCGGAACTTCAATTTCATTATGGCTTAATCTCAATAAAACTTTTATTGAAAAAAAAATAGAAATCAGCGAACTTATTCGGAACGATGAAGAAACAAAACTTCTAAAGAATCTTGATTATAATTTTTGGGTTAAATTAAATTTAATTCAACCTGTCAAAAAAGAAATTGAAAAAGTCAGAGAATTACAAAAATATTTTAAAATTTCTTCTCTTTCAGTATTAAAAAGAAGAGATTTTTTAGTGAGATACCGAACAGAAATTTCCAAAATTAGAGAAATAAATGTCATAAATTCAAATGCATGGGCTCAAACTGCTATTAACCTGGGAAATAATATTCAAGTAGAAAAATTTAATGAAAAAAAACTCAGAAATTATTTTTCAGATATAAAAAAAATGACTTTACAATCTCCTGAAGTATTTTCTCCTTTTTTAAAGAAAATATTTTCTGAATGCGGCATTGCTTTAGTTTTTCTTCCTGACTTAAAAAACTGTGAAATCAGCGGAATTATAAAATGGCAAAATAAAGATAAAGTTATTTTGGTTATTAATGATAAAAGAAAATATTCTGATACTTTCTGGTTTTCTTTATTTCAGGAATTAGATAACGTTATCAAAAAAAGAATTGCTTCTATTATTATAAATCATAAAAATGATGAACCCAAAATTCTGGAAAAGAAATCAAATTTGTTTTCAAAAAATTTATTAATTCCTGAAGAAAAATATAACAACTTTATAAGTAATAAAAGATTTGACGAAATTTCGATTATCAAATTTTCAAAAGACCTTGAAATTCATCCGGGGATAATCATTACAATTCTTCAAAAAGAAGGATTTATGCCTTATAAGACTAATTTGAACTCGTTAAAACAGAAATATGTTTTTAATTGA
- a CDS encoding Thoeris anti-defense Tad2 family protein has protein sequence MTFSEAFTAIREDGGKAMRLPKWNNDVRVRVQNLDGTLCNTHPYLYVESRFGRVPWIPNYVEMFSKNWEIV, from the coding sequence ATGACTTTTTCGGAAGCATTTACTGCAATAAGAGAAGATGGAGGTAAGGCAATGAGATTGCCTAAATGGAACAACGATGTCAGAGTAAGAGTTCAAAATCTTGATGGAACATTATGTAACACACATCCTTATTTATACGTAGAAAGCAGATTCGGCAGAGTACCTTGGATTCCTAATTATGTTGAAATGTTTTCTAAAAATTGGGAAATAGTTTAG
- the rfbC gene encoding dTDP-4-dehydrorhamnose 3,5-epimerase, with the protein MNNFTIKNTPIKDLVIIEPKVFGDSRGFFMETYNQKSFEELGLTMNFVQDNHSKSKKGVLRGLHFQTKHTQGKLVRVIKGRVFDVAVDLRKESETYGQWYGVELSEENKLMFYVPERFAHGFLTLDEDTEFVYRCTDLYAPEYDSGILWNDKTLNIDWKFEEFGINPEELTISEKDQKQQNFQPEKNYFE; encoded by the coding sequence ATGAATAATTTTACAATAAAAAATACTCCGATAAAAGATTTGGTAATAATAGAGCCGAAAGTATTCGGAGATTCGAGAGGATTTTTTATGGAAACCTATAATCAAAAATCTTTTGAAGAATTGGGACTTACTATGAATTTTGTTCAGGATAATCATTCCAAGTCAAAAAAAGGGGTTTTGAGGGGATTGCATTTTCAGACAAAACATACACAGGGAAAACTGGTAAGAGTGATAAAAGGGCGTGTTTTTGATGTTGCAGTAGATTTAAGAAAAGAAAGCGAGACCTACGGGCAATGGTACGGAGTTGAACTTTCCGAAGAAAATAAACTTATGTTTTATGTTCCTGAAAGATTTGCTCACGGATTTTTGACTTTGGATGAAGATACGGAATTTGTATATAGATGTACTGATTTATACGCACCTGAATATGACAGCGGTATTTTGTGGAATGACAAGACATTGAATATAGACTGGAAATTTGAAGAGTTCGGAATAAATCCCGAAGAACTGACAATTTCTGAAAAGGATCAAAAACAACAAAATTTTCAACCTGAAAAAAATTATTTTGAATAA
- a CDS encoding dTDP-glucose 4,6-dehydratase — protein MKTYLVTGAAGFIGANYLKYILKKYEGKEDIKVIVVDSLTYAGNLGTIKEELEDKRVKFEKVDIRDRKEIERVFAENNVDYVVNFAAESHVDRSIEDPQIFLETNILGAQNLLENAKKAWTVGKDENGYPVYKDDVKYLQVATDEVYGSLPKDYDDAVDLVIEDEDVKKVVKNRTNLKTYGDKFFTEKTPLDPRSPYSASKAGADHIVIAYGETYKMPINITRCSNNYGPYHFPEKLIPLMIKNVLEGKKLPVYGKGDNVRDWLYVEDHCKGIDLVLREGKVGEIYNIGGFNEEKNINIVKLVIDILKEEIENNEEYEKVLKTDINNINYDLITYVQDRLGHDMRYAIDPSKIAKDLGWYPETDFETGIRKTVKWYLENQNWVNEVVSGDYQKYYNKMYGGK, from the coding sequence ATGAAAACATACTTGGTAACAGGAGCTGCAGGATTTATCGGAGCAAATTATTTGAAGTATATTTTGAAAAAATATGAAGGAAAAGAAGATATAAAAGTAATAGTTGTAGATTCTTTGACTTATGCGGGAAATTTGGGAACGATAAAGGAAGAGTTGGAAGATAAGCGTGTAAAATTTGAAAAAGTGGACATTAGAGACAGAAAAGAAATAGAAAGAGTTTTTGCTGAAAATAATGTAGACTATGTAGTGAATTTTGCAGCAGAGTCTCATGTGGACAGATCTATTGAGGATCCTCAAATATTCCTTGAAACAAATATTCTGGGAGCACAGAATTTACTTGAGAATGCTAAAAAAGCATGGACTGTAGGAAAAGATGAAAACGGATATCCTGTATACAAAGACGATGTAAAATATTTACAGGTTGCAACAGATGAAGTATACGGAAGTCTGCCGAAAGATTATGATGATGCTGTAGACTTGGTAATCGAAGATGAAGATGTAAAAAAAGTTGTAAAGAACAGAACAAATTTAAAAACATACGGGGATAAATTTTTTACCGAAAAAACACCTCTTGATCCGAGAAGTCCTTATTCCGCCTCAAAAGCAGGAGCCGATCATATTGTTATAGCATACGGAGAAACATATAAAATGCCTATAAATATAACAAGATGCTCAAATAATTACGGGCCTTATCATTTTCCGGAAAAGCTCATTCCGTTAATGATAAAAAACGTTCTTGAAGGGAAAAAACTACCTGTATACGGAAAAGGAGATAATGTAAGGGATTGGCTTTATGTGGAAGATCATTGTAAAGGTATAGACCTTGTTTTAAGAGAAGGAAAAGTAGGAGAAATTTATAATATCGGCGGATTTAACGAAGAAAAAAATATAAATATTGTAAAATTGGTAATAGACATATTAAAAGAAGAAATTGAAAACAATGAAGAGTATGAAAAAGTATTGAAAACAGATATAAACAATATAAATTATGACTTGATTACTTATGTTCAGGACAGACTGGGTCATGATATGAGATATGCTATAGATCCTTCTAAAATAGCTAAAGATCTAGGGTGGTACCCGGAAACCGATTTTGAAACAGGAATAAGAAAAACAGTAAAATGGTATTTGGAAAATCAAAATTGGGTAAATGAAGTTGTGTCGGGAGATTATCAGAAATATTATAATAAAATGTACGGCGGAAAATAG